Within Thermococcus indicus, the genomic segment CGGTGACGCTCTTCTTGTAAACGAGCGCGAATATCGGCTCGATTCCGCTGGAGGTGTCGGCTATCATGGAAACCGAACCCGTCGGTGGGCAGGTGGTGGTCATTCCGTTCCTAACTCCATGGCGCTTGATCTCCTCAGCCAGCTCGTCCCATGGCAGGTTCCATATCTCGCGGTGGTAGAAGCCCTCGACCGGGAGCTCACCGTCCTTGTATTTGCTCTTTTCATAGAGCGGGAAGGGCCCGCGCTTTTTGGCAGCCTCGACGGAGTATTTGTATGCGTAGAACGTGAGGTACTCGGTGGCCTTCCTCATGAAGTCGTAGCCCTCTTTGCTGTTGTAGGCTATCCCGAGCTTGAAGAGCGCATCCGCTAAACCCATCATTCCGACGCCTATTCTCCTCGTGAGCTTGGTGTTTCTGTCTATCTCGGGGAGCGGGAACTTGTTGACGTCGATGGCGTTGTCGAGGTACTTGGCGACCTTCTGGATGACGTAGGCGTACTCGTTCCAGTCGAAGTATGGCTGGCCCTCCTCGTCGTACTTCACGAACTTGGCGAGGTTTATGCTGGCCAAATTGCACGATTCGTAGTCGTAGAGCGGCTCTTCGCCACAGTTATGGCTCATGAAGCCGTTGCTTACGTAGCTGTGCTTTTCTGGGACGGTAAAGTCGTAAACCAGCTCCCTTCCGAGGATTTCAACGCTCTCGATGGTGACTACCGGCTCGTCCCGCTTGGTCTTCTTAAGGCTGAGCTTTTCCATCTTGTAGCCTTCAAAGCCAATCTTCTCCGCGAAGAGCTTCCTGCTGTAGTTGGCTATGACGAGCTCATGATAGCCCTCAGCCTCATAGGTTCTCTCCTCACCGTTCTTGGTGGTGTACTTGAACTCGCTTGGATATGGCCTCTCGTAGAGCTTGGAGAGAATTCCAAAGAGCAGGAGCAGGTCCTGGACGTCCCTGAGGAGCCCTCTGTCGCGGGAGGTCAGCCTTACGGCCATGTCGTTGTCCACGTAGCCGTCAGCGCTGAAGAGGCCGCGGAGGAAGGCGGATATCTCCCTGGGCTTCAATCTGTACACTAACTCTGGAACGCGTTTCTCGTTGGTCTTGACAACGCTTTCGATCCACTCATACGCTTTTCCGCGGACACCGAGCTTGATCTGGTTGCCGTAGCGGTGGGGTTCCGCCTTAATTCCAAAGTGCTTGGCCAATATCTCCCTGATCTTCCAGGCGATTTCTTCCTCCTTCTCGGCGTTGAAGTAGAACCAGGCTCTCTTGTCGTTTGTGTTGAGATAGCCGTCTCCGATGAACCATCCGAGGACAAAGGCGAGGTCTTCGCCTATGCTCTCGCTTCCGAACTCATCCTCAACCTCAAACCTGGGAAGGAGTATTTTGTCACCCTGTTTAAGCTCTTCAACTTCTCTCCAGCCCTCCGGTGTCATCAGCCTGTGGTCGAGTGTGGCGGTTATCTCGTAGCCTTCCTTAGTTTTGACCCTTGCAACGGTCTTCCTTCCGACCTTCCAAACATATGCTGGAACAGCTATCGGGTCGGCTATGACGAGCTCTTTGCCGTGGGCTGTTCTGTATTCGACCTTTTCCTCTCCCGGAAGGAGAACCTCGACTGAGTATGCGTACGGTTCGCCTCCTTCTGTTATACCCTCGACTGCAACTGCCTCCTTCTTTCCGCGCTCCTTTGCGAGACTGAAGAGCTCTTCCGCCTTTATGTAACCTTCCGGGGTCAGAACCCTGGTACTGCCAATGACACACGGATTTGTCGCGCGGATTTTCTCGCCCTTGGCTGGCTCCAGAACGTTTCTCCTGTTGATGACATCGAAGAACACCACTCCAGGATCGGCCTTCGCCCAGGCCATGAAGGCGAGCTCCTCGAAGAGGCTCTTGGGGTCTATCTCCTTGACCTTCTCGCCCGTCCTCGGGTTGATGAGCGGGTAGCGCTTGCCCTCCTTGAGGGCCTCCCAGAAGTCCTCCCAGATGCCGACGCTGATGTTGAAGTTGCTGAGCACGTTGGTTCCGACGTTCTTCTCCTTGGCGTGGATGAACTTCTCTATGTCAGGGTGCCAGACCTCGAGGATGCCCATGTTGGCTCCGCGCCTAACTCCGCCCTGCTTGATGACGTCGCTGACGGCGTCGATGAGGTGCATGAACGAAACTGGCCCCGAGGCGGCTCCGGTTGTTGTTCCGACCAAATCGC encodes:
- a CDS encoding adenosylcobalamin-dependent ribonucleoside-diphosphate reductase; the encoded protein is MPVEKVTKRDGRIVPFDRERIKWAIQRAMLEVGVRDERLLNKVVRRVVRRVNELYDGQTPHIENIQDIVELELMRAGLFDVAKAYILYRKRKAEIREEKKKVLNKNRLDEIDKRFSINALRVLASRYLIKNEKGEIIESPRELFERVAVLAVIPDLLYDERVFDKEGNHEQDLGRVEHYMNMLDEYGGKLSIGRFKLNKYHFERLLNLYRELAGKGQMKVPIDDVIKMLENGAFDGYEDEIEEYFRLMTGQIFMPNSPALINSGRPLGMLSACFVVPIEDDMESIMKAAHDVAMIQKAGGGTGINFSKLRPEGDLVGTTTGAASGPVSFMHLIDAVSDVIKQGGVRRGANMGILEVWHPDIEKFIHAKEKNVGTNVLSNFNISVGIWEDFWEALKEGKRYPLINPRTGEKVKEIDPKSLFEELAFMAWAKADPGVVFFDVINRRNVLEPAKGEKIRATNPCVIGSTRVLTPEGYIKAEELFSLAKERGKKEAVAVEGITEGGEPYAYSVEVLLPGEEKVEYRTAHGKELVIADPIAVPAYVWKVGRKTVARVKTKEGYEITATLDHRLMTPEGWREVEELKQGDKILLPRFEVEDEFGSESIGEDLAFVLGWFIGDGYLNTNDKRAWFYFNAEKEEEIAWKIREILAKHFGIKAEPHRYGNQIKLGVRGKAYEWIESVVKTNEKRVPELVYRLKPREISAFLRGLFSADGYVDNDMAVRLTSRDRGLLRDVQDLLLLFGILSKLYERPYPSEFKYTTKNGEERTYEAEGYHELVIANYSRKLFAEKIGFEGYKMEKLSLKKTKRDEPVVTIESVEILGRELVYDFTVPEKHSYVSNGFMSHNCGEEPLYDYESCNLASINLAKFVKYDEEGQPYFDWNEYAYVIQKVAKYLDNAIDVNKFPLPEIDRNTKLTRRIGVGMMGLADALFKLGIAYNSKEGYDFMRKATEYLTFYAYKYSVEAAKKRGPFPLYEKSKYKDGELPVEGFYHREIWNLPWDELAEEIKRHGVRNGMTTTCPPTGSVSMIADTSSGIEPIFALVYKKSVTVGEFYYVDPVFESELKKRGLYSDEILKKISDNYGSVQGLEEIPEDLQRVFVTSMDIHWLDHLLAQANIQLWLTDSASKTINMPNDATVEDVKAAYLLAYKLGCKGITVYRDGSLSVQVYSVEGEKKQRVKAKPSSYAVERLRTIVEAEPGLAKFINVEAILNGTNGKEKAESVGLTFSVSHVTAPKPAAHEHPHHAEPSDVPEEKIKELLGIAYCPVCYEKDGELVELKMESGCATCPRCGWSKCVIS